CTAAAGTGAAATGGCTGATCAGCTCTTGTATCATCTAAATACACAATAAGAAGAgtttaatttggttttcttctgCCTGCTGTACATGAGTTTAGCCTactactgccccctactgggGAAGTAAAGTAAAGCTCCTCAAACCCTGACCAGAACCCCACTTGTCACACAGATTGGTTCCATGCCCCTTTTCAAATGATGAGCTGTTCagctaatgattcagttcatcATACATTTTAATTGGAAGAGTGTGAAAATACTTGTATATGAAAATTGTGTACAATACAGAAATTGGCATAATAAATTAATACAGGGAAAATAATTGGTTCTTAACTACACAAGCattaacaaaatcaaatcagtaTATGACTATAAAATACACtgaacatttaattatattaaattaaattaaatttaactaAATTAAAGATACACAAAACCAATGGTGTTCTACTTTTattcactaaaaacaaaactaagactaaagaaaaaaaaatattaaaggcATGCTGTACAACCAGAAATGCTTGTGCGTCATCAGCACTTCGAAAGAATCTCCTGACAGCTTTTGTAAACCTTCACCAAGCAATTGAGCCTGGGCTTTGAActctgaaagacaaaaagaggTTGCTCATTAGAAACAGGTTACTCTGAATGTTTACGCTCTCAACACAGCAGgtggacaaacaaaaactttGAAAGTTGGCGAAAGCAAGTTTACGTGTTATATGAGACAGAAAGCTTACACTGTGCATTCGCCCTTACCTGAAACAACGGCACAACACTGGACACTGCATTGGGTTCTGAGGGGTCCTTCAACAGTACACAAAGGTAGTAGATGATTTGTtgctaaaataaaaagcatgatATATCAATTCACTCAGTTTGTAAACACATATACTGAAATAACTGCAGTACGAGAATCAAAGAATGAATTGATATTAGCATAGAGCTGAAACGTATCTATTCACCATATATATTGCTTCATTAATAACAATATCCTTGATCTTGCTGATCTCAATGAAAGTGGTCGTTTCGCGGCCTGAGGCGTAGCTGGAGGACACCTGGATGCCTAAAGATCCAATGACGAGTAAGGACTCATGGTCCACCTTCACAAAGTGGATGTGCAGCATCATACCGACCAGGGTGATGATTATAGCACTGGACAGAACAGCGGTGTTCTGCAAGAGAAGGAAAGACGTTCACATGAGGGGCCTCTTCATGTGAATCCTACAGTTCAGAATCAATAGCATATTGTGacaattttaatttcatttttatgaaatgttgGTGGTGCTTCCCAaatatgttctcaaatgtctttttttgtccaaaaaaaaacaaggattcAGTCCAAGAAGGTTCAATCTAGCtcacaattttaattttatttctcaaaaCTATGTCCTTCTCTTTGTCTAGTGTAAGTTTGTTTGCTTACCTTATACAACGAGAAGTACTCACTGTACCTTCTCTAGTCACTGAAGGTCAACAAACACAGTTACACAGTCAAAGAAAAGAACATAGCTTAGAACAAAGGATTCAGtgttaatgatgtctttgttatatggcgcaaggaaaccagaaaatattcacatttaagaagctgaaaaatctggaAACTTGTATTAATTATtcgaaaaaacactcaaaccaatgaatcaattatcacaATACTTAACAATTAAGTAagtaattgattatttatcaattattgattaattaattgatcGTTGCAGGCATAGAGAAAATGGTGATACATTACAAAATTGTTTTCCAACATTAAATCATGACATTCTCAAATGGCTTGTTTAATCATCACACCAAAGATATTCAAttgttgtgatttctttgttatatgacgCAAAGAGaccaaaaaatatatacattaaaaaggCCGAAAAATAGAGAACTCctatttattgattatcaaaatagtaaatgtttaaattagaAGTAATTTAATTTCTGACAGAAATGCACTGTACTTATTGCAGATAGGAGAGACAATCCATAGCGGTTGATGATTAAATGTGAAACTGCAATTCCAAACTACTGTTTgtcaatattatttttattatgccATTATAATGAGCACTTTTTGAACACAAGAATGTGATATTGCTTTGTGTCTGTCTACACAAAAACATGATAGACCACAGAAAATTTCGGggcaagtccccaccaggtcgaaagggctggggtacccctgagcaaggtacccaacccccattgctccccgggcgctactcagtgtggcagcccactgctcctaattctaggatgggtgaaaatgcagagaatattttccctaaggggattaataaagtatctaaaactaaaaaaaaaatatatatatatatacaaaattaGGACATTCTGTCACACCTGTTtatgggttaagacttggttttaggatAAGCTTTAGAGCTGGGTTTATGTCAGGGTTAGGTTAAAGGTTCAAATTCAGAATCTAGTTATAAAGGTAAGGGTGATGggactagggaatgcattacgCCTTTGAGTGACCTCACCAAGAtagctgtacaagaatgtgtgtgtgaccttatcaggaccaaaACCTTGTCCTTATAAGGCAGAACATCATTTCTGAGGATCTGGTTATGTTCAAGGCTAAGGTATGAAttgaggttaggttaaggttggggataaATTAATGGAATTCATTGCAAAGTCCTAAAGCGAACCTCTatccctctctgtgtgtactGGCAAGATTGAGAATTGTAACATATAGAAGGAGAAAGCCACCAGAGCTGGTGAAGTTTTACCTCTGTGAAGAAGAACACAGCGTATGCCAGGAGCCAAACGGAGCAGGTGAACACCATCACTTTGCCGATGGACACTTTGGGGGAGCTGACTATGAACTCCCTGCAGAGGCTTGAGTGGGTCTGACAGTTCAAAGATATGGATTTGCCACTGATGTCAGTGAACGCATCGTCTTCCATCGTGACGGCCTCCGAAAAGCAATAGTATCAAGGttgagaataaaaacagagttAGCTCAGTTAGCTAAAGATGAAAACGGGTTAGCTCGGAACTACCGTTAGCTAGCTGCTGTAAACGGGGAGGATCATCGAAACGCGCAAAGTCAACGGCGTTTACTTAGCGGCAGTGCATAGGAACCTATATTTAATGCTCCAGTTACattaaaagaaaggaaatacAAGATGTCAGAATTGCGAACGTTCCCACAACAAGTGTATTGATGCCATTAAACAAAGTCGAACTCGTTATCAACACCGGGGCACTCGGGTTCGATAGAGTTCATGTGGTTCTAATAAACTAGAGCAAGCGACGACCCATAAACTCCACAGCAAAcagaataatataaataattagaagcctataaataaattatatatgcGTACGCACTCAATATTACTTCACCAAATTAGTATAAATTGCCGTCTCCGCCCACACCGGTGTACGCCGGCTACAAATGAAAAGTTCCCCCAAGAGCAACTGGAAGTTGCAACGCATTGTGGGTAGTCGTGGCATTTCGCTAAGTGCCATCCAAGTTATTGAAATAACTTTTGTTCAAGTTCAGTTATACACAATTTAAGAGTACATTTAAGTAAATGTGCTACAAGCCAAACACGACTCTTTATAAACGTAATGAAATAAGTTGTTTATTCTCAACGACACCTAACGCCTCCATTACCCAGTGTGCATTGCGTATTTTACGACTTTTGACCTCTGGATAAAAACAAGCCGATCAGCTGATGTAAAAGCAACAACATCTACAAGGTCTGATGAAAAACAGCTCAGCTggctaactgtgtgtgtgtggcagtcgGTGTATGGTGTTGGTGTACGTGTCCGGTTTTAGACTGTGCTGAGGCAGCGACTCAGGCGTTGTCCGTCCGATCAGTAGCCGCTGCTAAGTCAGTCGACTGAAATGAAGGTAGCTTGTTTAGTCACAAGTGAGACTCTTTGTTTAGCTAATAGTAGCTAGAGACTGGTAATTGTTGAGTGAGTTATATAGCGCATTTCATGGGATTTTGACCAGCATTACAGCAACTTGTCATCGTCTGTTGAGGTGTAACATTATTAAAAGAGGCAGCTAATGTTGGTTAGCAAATTGTTGTTCCAAAACATAAAGTAAACACTAGTCGGGACAAGTGTGTTTGAAGCTGCTGCCTGCATCGGATTTACTTCAGACTGAACGTCCTCGTTAAAAGTAAGGAGTAACAAAGTCAACcgaacattttattgtttttcttggcTGCATTTTAAACTTTTAGATAATTTTAACATAAAAAGTTGCATCACATCTGGTCTCAGACATTTGTTCAACTGTACCATGACCTTGTGTCTTCCACCTGCACTTCTTTGGCAGTCTTGATATTCTGAGTAATATTTAAAGTCACAGCTCCCCCTTTCTTATCAGCATCATAGGTTGTGTCCTGTCCTGTCAGGTTTGACATGAGTGGTCAAGGTTCAGCCATAGATAAAGGAATGAACACGGTCCTAGTCTGTCAGGAGAGCTATGCCTGTGGGGGCTCAGATGAGGCTGCATttgaatgtgatgaatgtggcAGCTTGCAGTGTGCCCGCTGTGAACTGGAGCTCCATAGGCAGGAGCGGATGAGGAATCATGACCGGGTTCGGCTTGTACCCGGACATGTTCCTTTTTGTGACTCCTGCAAAGGTGACAGCAGCTGCCCTATGAGTGGTGGGCGGCTCAGAGCAGTGGTACGCTGCCAGGGCTGTAAGATCAACCTGTGTTTGGACTGTCAGAAACGCACCCACAGTGGAGTCAACAAGAAGAAGCACCCACTGACACCATACCCTCCGGTCAAAGCTCCTCAGGCGAGCAGCATCATGGCTGGGGAGTCAGAGATGGACATCCTGAAGGCCAAGCTGGAGAAAGTGTGCAGCTTCCTGTTGGTGGATGAGAAGGAGGAGATGCAGGTAAGTGTGTGAGAAAATGCCACTCACATCTCTCtcatgtgatgtcatgatgtgaatcattttgtgtgGATTCGTAGGTGAGGGATGAGGAAGACTTTGTCAGTCGCCTGGGCTGCAGACCGGATGAGCTCCTCAAAGTTGTCTCCATCTTTGGGAACACTGGGGAGGGAAAATCCCACACCTTGAACCACACTTTTTTCCTCGGGAGAGAAGTGTTCAAAACCTCACCCACCCAGGAGTCCTGCACTGTGGGTGTTTGGGCGGCTATGGACCCTGTGCACTGGGTTGTAGTCATCGACACGGAGGGACTACTTGGGGCTGGTAAGGGACAATCAAACAACTGATTTGCTTAATAACCTGAAACATAAATGGGGGTAATATGAGGCCAATCAGTTCCAtcagttgatgtttttttgtttgctctctTTACATTGATCACAAGGAGCCAATCAGGGTCAGCGAACCCGGCTACTTCTCAAGGTCCTTGCCATTTCTGATGTGGTCATCTACAGAACCCATGCTGATCGTCTCCATGATGATCTCTTCAAGTTCCTGGGTGATGCATCTGATGCCTACTTGAAACATTTCAGCAGAGAGCTGAAGGCGACGACCAGTCGCTGTGGTCTGGATGTCCCACTGTCCACCTTGGGCCCTGCAGTGATAATCTTCCATGAGACTGTCCATACCAAGCTTTTAGGATCAGGTACATAAAAGAAACCCCGTCCAAGATTTTGTACAGTACTGGTTCTGTCAAACTATATTATCAGACCTGACCTGGAGCGGGTTGTTAAGAAGTGGTTATTCCATCAAACTGCCGAACAACAGGGTTTTTTAAGCAGTAAAGTTCACTTATGAAATTTCTCTCGtgtgcttctttgttttttcagtcagacgccaacctgtttgcagctgtcttgctttactagcacaatgttgctgttgtctctgtcttgacttaaaacaaatcacttcttgTTTGCAGTGAAGAAATGTTGCTGGGCAACATAatatctaaataaatacatggatTAAATCTcatagacatttgtttatatttaaaagttgcacactgcCATTTTAAGTTGTCCTGACcttcactctctttttttcttctgtagaCAAGCCCTCTGAATCAGCTGACCGTCTACTTCAGGAACGTTTCAGGAAACTGGGTCTATATCCAGAAGCGTTCAGTTCTATCCAGTACAGAGGAACTCGGACCTACAACCCTCCCACAGACTTCAGTGGTTTGCTGCGCAGCCTGGAGCAGCAACTGGACAACAACACCACCCGCTCACCGCGTTCTGCCAGTGTCATCTTCAAGGCTCTGCAGGTTGTGATGCTTGCTTGTATAATAAAATGGGTGTATTATAGCCATGTATCTGCAATGAGAGCAGTATTGACTCTCCTCTCCCAcatttcctccttccttctctcttcaGGCCCTGAGTGACCGTTTCAGTGGAGATATACCAGATGAGCACTTGACCAGTAACTCTTTCTTTCCAGACGAATACTTTACCTGTTCTAGCATCTGCCTCAGCTGTGGGTATGTATCTCTCACTTAATTACCACACCTGTTATTCAGACATGATATAATGTTATCATACAATATCATTAAATATCTCTGTATATCATTTAAATTATAAATGGCAATAGGTCActtattgtggaaaaaaacaactttttttctgACTTGGTGTTCTCCCACTTCCAGCTCAGGCTGTAGGAGAAGCATGAATCACCTAAAGGAAGGGGACGACCACGAAGCCAAACATCGCTGCCGCTATTCTGCACAGTACGACAATCGCATCTACACCTGCAAGGCAAGTACAAACCTACAacgtcacacacatgcacatgttaaaGTAAGCCTGATGTGATCTGAGTATCTGTGCTGAAATTCTCAGGTCTGCTACGAGGGAGGGAAAGAGGTAATAGTTGTTCCAAAAACGACAGCCTCATCTGACTCACCATGGTTTGGTCTAGCCATCTACGCCTGGTCTGGGTGAGTCCATCTGCCACACAGCCATTTGGAAAATGATTGTTAATTGCCTCCTTGTGAGCGCAAACAATACATCCATATTTATTGTGGTCAAAAAATGGGAAGACTTGACCAAGTGTGGTTCAGCTGTCGATTAAACTGGAACTATTTGCTTGTTTACTTTTGTCTTTGCTTAAATATAACAGTATCAAATCACAAAACCATAAGGCAACCTGATCTGTCTATTTATTAGTCGGTCTGAggtcttttttctctttatttaggTATGTAATCGAGTGCCCCAACTGTGCAGTGATCTACAGAAGCAGGCAGTACTGGTATGGAAACCAGGATCCAGTGGAAACAGTGGTCAGAACAGAGATCCAGCACATCTGGCCTGGGGTGAGGCCACAATGGAGCAGCTTATATAAGATTCTGGTTAAATCAGTTCAACACACTTTTAGTCAAATTAATGTAGTCGCATTCACTtttggtgtgttgtgtgttttcattttaccaCACTGATCAAGACAAAAGTGCTGAagattaatataaataatgccAAGAACAATTCACGCTGTAACAAACtgctcttttgttgttgtttccttgcCTTCTTTTCAGTCTGATGGCTTTTTGAAAGACAACAACAATGCTGCTCAGCGGTTGCTGGATGGAGTGAAATACATTTCTCAGTCAGTGTCTGAACTCAGCGTCAAGCCTGCCAAAGCAGTCACTTCCTGGCTTACTGACCAGATTGCTCCTGCTTACTGGAAACCAAACTCCCTTATCCTGGTACAGTACATgactaaaatcaaacaaaagctaaaaaaaaccccactgaaAGTAGAACTGTTTGTAGCATTTTTAGAGGCATTTCCCACATGCAAATTTTAAGCATGAAACTCGATTCAAGAGTcacgtgtgtttttgttattgtttgatgtAGAAATGCCATAAATGTGCAGAAGAGTTCCAGCCCAATGACACCAAGCACCACTGCCGTGCCTGTGGGGAGGGTTTCTGTGATGCCTGCTCCTCCAAATCCCGACCAGTTCCAGAGAGGGGCTGGGGTCTCGCACCCGTCAGAGTCTGCGATGCATGTTTTCACAACAGGGAAATCTCAACTggtatgcaaataaaaaaaacttacagGCTAAGGCAGTTTGAGAGTGTGTGACCTGATAGGTGGATGTTTTGCTGTTGTAGAGTTACTGGATGCTGCcctggaagaagaaggaggaacaCTGATAGCCAGGAAGGTTGGGGAGGCTGTTCAGAACACTTTAGGTGCTGTAGTTGGTGCTATC
The sequence above is drawn from the Solea senegalensis isolate Sse05_10M linkage group LG17, IFAPA_SoseM_1, whole genome shotgun sequence genome and encodes:
- the zfyve1 gene encoding zinc finger FYVE domain-containing protein 1 isoform X1 → MSGQGSAIDKGMNTVLVCQESYACGGSDEAAFECDECGSLQCARCELELHRQERMRNHDRVRLVPGHVPFCDSCKGDSSCPMSGGRLRAVVRCQGCKINLCLDCQKRTHSGVNKKKHPLTPYPPVKAPQASSIMAGESEMDILKAKLEKVCSFLLVDEKEEMQVRDEEDFVSRLGCRPDELLKVVSIFGNTGEGKSHTLNHTFFLGREVFKTSPTQESCTVGVWAAMDPVHWVVVIDTEGLLGAGANQGQRTRLLLKVLAISDVVIYRTHADRLHDDLFKFLGDASDAYLKHFSRELKATTSRCGLDVPLSTLGPAVIIFHETVHTKLLGSDKPSESADRLLQERFRKLGLYPEAFSSIQYRGTRTYNPPTDFSGLLRSLEQQLDNNTTRSPRSASVIFKALQALSDRFSGDIPDEHLTSNSFFPDEYFTCSSICLSCGSGCRRSMNHLKEGDDHEAKHRCRYSAQYDNRIYTCKVCYEGGKEVIVVPKTTASSDSPWFGLAIYAWSGYVIECPNCAVIYRSRQYWYGNQDPVETVVRTEIQHIWPGSDGFLKDNNNAAQRLLDGVKYISQSVSELSVKPAKAVTSWLTDQIAPAYWKPNSLILKCHKCAEEFQPNDTKHHCRACGEGFCDACSSKSRPVPERGWGLAPVRVCDACFHNREISTELLDAALEEEGGTLIARKVGEAVQNTLGAVVGAIDIPLGEHLTYLPYQNHSLLKIALSSVKLFEVGGLLVVSWSQYRPHTNPISKKAGTLSKNALNFYLKSAEKRLSVFLLTYLKR
- the pigh gene encoding phosphatidylinositol N-acetylglucosaminyltransferase subunit H; this encodes MEDDAFTDISGKSISLNCQTHSSLCREFIVSSPKVSIGKVMVFTCSVWLLAYAVFFFTENTAVLSSAIIITLVGMMLHIHFVKVDHESLLVIGSLGIQVSSSYASGRETTTFIEISKIKDIVINEAIYMQQIIYYLCVLLKDPSEPNAVSSVVPLFQSSKPRLNCLVKVYKSCQEILSKC
- the zfyve1 gene encoding zinc finger FYVE domain-containing protein 1 isoform X2 yields the protein MSGQGSAIDKGMNTVLVCQESYACGGSDEAAFECDECGSLQCARCELELHRQERMRNHDRVRLVPGHVPFCDSCKGDSSCPMSGGRLRAVVRCQGCKINLCLDCQKRTHSGVNKKKHPLTPYPPVKAPQASSIMAGESEMDILKAKLEKVCSFLLVDEKEEMQVRDEEDFVSRLGCRPDELLKVVSIFGNTGEGKSHTLNHTFFLGREVFKTSPTQESCTVGVWAAMDPVHWVVVIDTEGLLGAGANQGQRTRLLLKVLAISDVVIYRTHADRLHDDLFKFLGDASDAYLKHFSRELKATTSRCGLDVPLSTLGPAVIIFHETVHTKLLGSDKPSESADRLLQERFRKLGLYPEAFSSIQYRGTRTYNPPTDFSGLLRSLEQQLDNNTTRSPRSASVIFKALQALSDRFSGDIPDEHLTSNSFFPDEYFTCSSICLSCGSGCRRSMNHLKEGDDHEAKHRCRYSAQYDNRIYTCKVCYEGGKEVIVVPKTTASSDSPWFGLAIYAWSGYVIECPNCAVIYRSRQYWYGNQDPVETVVRTEIQHIWPGSDGFLKDNNNAAQRLLDGVKYISQSVSELSVKPAKAVTSWLTDQIAPAYWKPNSLILKCHKCAEEFQPNDTKHHCRACGEGFCDACSSKSRPVPERGWGLAPVRVCDACFHNREISTELLDAALEEEGGTLIARKVGEAVQNTLGAVVGAIDIPLGLVKDAARPAYWVPDQDIHSCCECQREFAPRLSIHHCRACGQGVCDDCSQERRSVPSRGWDHPVRVCNGCNQKPGDL